A window of Paenibacillus sp. contains these coding sequences:
- the gmd gene encoding GDP-mannose 4,6-dehydratase encodes MKKALITGITGQDGSYLAEFLLEKGYKVYGLRRRTSTPNFENIEHIKDEIEWLSGDLTDLSSLIFAVSISQPDEVYNLAAQSFVETSWPQPLFTGHATALGVTNMLEAVRIVKPDARFYQASSSEMFGKVVEIPQKESTPFYPRSPYGVAKVYGHWITVNYRESFNMYACSGILFNHESPRRGLEFVTRKVTNAVARIKLGLQNELRMGNLDAKRDWGFAGDYVKAMWLMLQQDQPDDFVISTGETHTVRELLEVAFSYVGLNYEDYVVIDPKFFRPAEVDLLLGDCTKAKDKLGWQLDVGFEDLIHMMVDADLDRIGKMKKQEVTTI; translated from the coding sequence ATGAAAAAGGCATTAATTACAGGTATTACGGGGCAAGACGGGTCGTATTTAGCAGAATTTTTGCTTGAAAAAGGGTATAAAGTGTACGGTTTGCGCCGTAGAACGAGCACACCCAATTTTGAAAATATCGAACACATTAAAGATGAGATTGAATGGCTTTCGGGCGATTTGACGGATTTGTCATCTTTAATTTTTGCCGTAAGTATTTCGCAGCCGGATGAGGTTTACAACTTGGCGGCGCAGTCGTTCGTAGAGACCTCCTGGCCGCAACCCTTGTTTACAGGACATGCGACAGCACTTGGCGTTACGAATATGTTGGAGGCGGTCAGGATCGTCAAGCCAGATGCAAGATTTTATCAAGCTTCCAGCAGTGAAATGTTCGGAAAGGTTGTTGAAATTCCACAGAAAGAATCGACTCCTTTCTACCCTAGAAGCCCATACGGGGTCGCGAAAGTGTACGGCCACTGGATTACAGTCAACTACCGTGAAAGCTTTAATATGTATGCTTGCTCAGGTATTCTCTTTAACCATGAATCACCGCGACGCGGTTTGGAATTCGTGACCCGGAAAGTGACGAATGCAGTCGCGCGCATCAAGCTTGGTCTCCAGAACGAACTCCGGATGGGCAACCTTGACGCCAAGCGTGACTGGGGCTTCGCCGGCGATTATGTCAAAGCGATGTGGCTCATGCTGCAACAAGACCAACCGGACGATTTCGTCATCTCGACAGGCGAAACACATACGGTCCGCGAGCTGCTGGAAGTTGCCTTCTCCTACGTTGGGTTGAATTACGAAGATTACGTCGTTATTGATCCGAAGTTTTTCCGTCCGGCCGAAGTTGACTTGTTGCTGGGGGATTGCACGAAGGCGAAGGATAAGCTGGGCTGGCAACTGGATGTTGGATTTGAGGATCTGATCCATATGATGGTGGATGCGGATCTGGACCGAATTGGGAAGATGAAAAAGCAGGAGGTTACTACCATTTAA
- the murJ gene encoding murein biosynthesis integral membrane protein MurJ has translation MNRYLKIGVILLFVTTVTRLLGFIRETIIAANFGASGVTDAFFIAVSIPNIIFTTISTTLGVIIVPTLTKISVRNPILFNQYSSFFFFLLLGIVFLISSIGIFLSPIIVNSLFNNLKYPELAIMLTALYFPCLIPMTLNHYFSSFLQVKKILIIPTLTQLLSNLVVVATAIYFSKTVGIKAVIVGTLIGLLLQTLILFGFSRNSDFKLSVKGKLGNIRDFLNEDIKKIAPILITTFVIQLNLLMDRFLGSFLTEGSISSLSYAFKINDFITGVIITAFGAILYPDFAELHQKNKIEDLKKLVFGSVRVIFLVTIPLVLGTIVYSEEIVRILFGYGNFDVDDITSTALCLLCYTLAIPFLILTSVLSRYYYAIEDIKTVLFNSLYYTVLNIVLSISLVNYLGARGIALAFSISSFVGAVMLLIKSHRRLALFNLPELAKFLIKVMSAAIIMVGLLYCFKTFVNINEIVEMGIGVFIGLGLYILFTLLLKVSDAQLLVKTLVNRGKKKQENVLEKMTS, from the coding sequence GTGAATAGATACCTTAAAATAGGAGTAATTCTTCTATTTGTAACAACAGTAACAAGACTTCTTGGCTTTATTCGTGAAACCATAATAGCTGCTAATTTTGGTGCATCAGGTGTTACTGATGCTTTTTTTATAGCTGTTTCTATCCCCAATATTATTTTTACAACGATTAGTACCACCTTAGGTGTAATTATTGTTCCAACTCTTACAAAGATTTCAGTTAGAAATCCAATATTATTTAATCAGTACTCGAGTTTTTTCTTTTTTCTACTCTTAGGCATTGTATTTTTGATCTCAAGCATCGGCATTTTTTTATCGCCGATTATTGTCAATTCACTATTTAATAATTTAAAGTACCCAGAACTTGCAATAATGTTGACAGCTTTATATTTTCCATGCCTAATTCCTATGACACTCAATCATTATTTTTCATCCTTTCTACAAGTAAAGAAGATATTAATAATTCCAACTTTAACACAATTACTTTCAAATCTTGTTGTAGTTGCAACAGCCATTTATTTTTCTAAAACCGTGGGGATTAAGGCTGTTATTGTTGGGACACTAATCGGACTGTTACTCCAAACCCTCATATTATTTGGATTCAGTAGGAACTCAGACTTTAAGCTAAGTGTTAAGGGGAAACTAGGTAACATTAGGGATTTCTTAAATGAGGATATAAAGAAAATAGCTCCGATTTTAATAACTACATTTGTAATCCAGCTAAATTTATTAATGGATAGGTTTCTCGGATCCTTTCTAACCGAGGGTAGCATCTCCTCTTTAAGTTATGCTTTCAAGATCAATGACTTCATTACGGGTGTGATTATAACAGCATTTGGGGCTATCCTTTATCCTGACTTTGCGGAACTTCACCAAAAAAATAAAATAGAAGATCTTAAAAAATTAGTTTTCGGAAGTGTTAGGGTTATATTCTTAGTTACAATCCCTCTTGTTTTGGGTACCATAGTTTATTCGGAAGAAATTGTGAGAATTCTATTTGGGTATGGGAATTTTGATGTTGACGATATAACTTCAACAGCATTGTGTTTGCTTTGCTACACATTAGCAATCCCCTTTCTAATCCTTACTTCTGTTTTAAGTCGGTATTATTACGCAATTGAGGATATTAAAACTGTTTTATTCAATTCATTGTACTACACAGTTCTTAATATTGTATTAAGTATTAGTCTTGTAAATTACCTTGGAGCACGAGGAATTGCCTTGGCATTTTCAATTTCCTCCTTTGTTGGGGCAGTGATGCTTCTTATAAAATCACATAGAAGGTTGGCATTGTTTAATTTACCCGAACTGGCAAAATTTCTGATTAAAGTTATGTCAGCCGCGATAATAATGGTCGGGTTACTTTATTGTTTTAAGACTTTTGTTAATATTAATGAAATTGTTGAAATGGGTATAGGCGTATTTATTGGATTGGGACTTTATATCCTATTTACACTGCTGCTGAAAGTTTCAGACGCCCAATTACTAGTTAAAACACTGGTTAATAGGGGGAAGAAGAAGCAGGAGAATGTTTTGGAAAAAATGACGAGTTAA
- a CDS encoding glycosyltransferase family 4 protein: MSLNKKIKGVVSVGSKFHAPYTAEALYRFDMLQKFIAGKKFQNNTLIPQQKIMNISLPHYIAIFLRKLPIFGHKLPYNIISDALFDVMANNKLSNVDFFIGFNNFCLSQMKTMKKKGAVVFLEQRIAHVQTEIDIYTNEFGSVPSNLSKRMVKRKLEEYEIADYILVPSTFVYDSMVKNGVNKGKLILIPYGYDPKLFYIKGNTFSAQDESNKPLRVIFVGQIGFRKGIRYLLEAISKLHEKGLNIELTLVGNIDKNFIPVLERYAGSFVHRKFVPQSELVEIYNNSDLFIIPSLCEGSALVTYEAAACGLPLVVTENTGSVVTNGHDGVIVKVGDTKSIEDTLEMLYYDKDFLNNLKANVSQSIKNYTWEKYSERLVNAINNALDKSRN; this comes from the coding sequence GTGAGTTTAAACAAGAAAATTAAGGGTGTAGTTTCAGTTGGTTCTAAGTTTCATGCACCATACACAGCAGAAGCGTTGTACCGGTTCGATATGTTACAGAAATTTATAGCTGGTAAAAAATTTCAGAACAATACCTTAATACCGCAACAAAAAATAATGAATATCTCATTGCCACACTACATAGCTATCTTTTTAAGAAAATTACCGATATTCGGCCATAAGTTGCCTTATAACATTATTTCGGATGCCTTGTTCGATGTTATGGCTAATAACAAACTTTCAAATGTTGACTTCTTTATCGGATTTAATAATTTTTGCTTAAGTCAGATGAAAACAATGAAAAAAAAGGGAGCAGTGGTTTTTCTCGAGCAGAGAATCGCACACGTCCAGACAGAGATTGATATTTATACTAATGAATTTGGTTCAGTACCCTCGAACTTATCTAAACGAATGGTTAAGAGAAAATTGGAGGAATATGAAATCGCCGACTATATTCTGGTTCCAAGTACATTTGTTTATGATTCAATGGTAAAAAACGGTGTTAATAAGGGAAAGTTAATATTAATCCCTTATGGATATGATCCGAAACTTTTTTATATAAAAGGCAATACTTTTAGCGCACAGGACGAGAGCAATAAACCTCTAAGAGTAATATTTGTAGGGCAAATCGGCTTTAGGAAGGGTATTAGATATTTACTAGAGGCCATAAGCAAATTACATGAGAAAGGGTTAAATATTGAGCTGACTTTGGTAGGTAACATTGATAAAAACTTCATTCCTGTACTGGAAAGGTATGCAGGATCGTTCGTCCATAGAAAATTTGTGCCACAGAGTGAGCTCGTAGAAATTTACAATAACTCGGATCTATTTATTATACCCAGTCTGTGCGAAGGAAGCGCACTCGTTACATACGAAGCGGCAGCTTGTGGCTTGCCATTGGTAGTTACAGAGAATACAGGAAGCGTCGTAACGAATGGACATGATGGTGTGATTGTTAAGGTGGGAGACACAAAGTCAATAGAAGATACTCTGGAGATGCTATATTACGATAAGGATTTTTTAAATAATCTTAAGGCTAATGTATCCCAATCTATAAAAAATTACACTTGGGAAAAATATTCTGAAAGACTTGTTAATGCGATAAATAACGCACTAGATAAATCTCGTAATTAA
- a CDS encoding glycosyltransferase: MEKNLLIIRNFASKVNADTYNLQEIGLGKALVRKGFNCDVVYFNGDAPTEIEQIYQVDGNVLRVIKMKAKKIFSNGIYSEVFKRGFLKRYKYVMSTEYHQLMTYLLSIVCPEKLLIYHGPYKYDDKKLIQQVYDLMCLPRIRKVTNCFVKSDLAKKYLIEKKLNCITVGVGLDTDNLIKSKEINKEVESKLSKAHGTKNLLYIGVLEERRNISFLLRIFKLVEEQHDDARLIIVGNGTEEDKRVYMRYIEEHGLEDKIIYFERVEQKNLWQIYKVSDLMLFPTTYDIFGMVLLESFYFQVPIISSLNGGSSTLINNYVNGIIIETFDEELWLKEINKVLLDEAFRERLKTNQIVTSKEFTWDNVAAKLLDNLAF, translated from the coding sequence ATGGAGAAAAACCTATTAATCATAAGAAATTTCGCGAGTAAAGTTAATGCGGATACGTATAACCTTCAAGAAATAGGCTTGGGGAAAGCCTTAGTAAGGAAGGGTTTTAATTGTGACGTGGTTTATTTCAATGGAGACGCCCCCACGGAAATTGAACAAATTTACCAGGTAGACGGAAATGTACTTAGAGTAATAAAAATGAAGGCCAAAAAAATATTTAGTAATGGTATTTATAGCGAAGTATTTAAACGTGGTTTTTTAAAAAGATACAAATACGTGATGTCTACAGAATATCATCAACTTATGACGTATCTACTCTCAATTGTATGCCCAGAAAAGCTCCTGATTTACCACGGTCCATACAAGTACGATGATAAGAAACTAATACAACAGGTCTATGATTTAATGTGCCTTCCAAGGATACGTAAGGTGACTAACTGTTTCGTAAAATCTGATCTTGCTAAAAAATATTTAATAGAAAAAAAGCTAAATTGTATTACTGTGGGTGTAGGTTTGGACACCGACAATTTAATTAAAAGTAAGGAAATAAACAAAGAGGTTGAAAGCAAATTAAGCAAAGCACATGGAACGAAGAATCTTCTATATATTGGGGTACTAGAGGAACGTCGGAATATATCTTTCTTGCTGAGGATTTTCAAATTAGTAGAGGAGCAACATGACGATGCCCGTTTAATTATCGTAGGAAATGGAACGGAAGAGGATAAGAGAGTATACATGAGGTATATCGAGGAACATGGATTAGAAGATAAGATTATTTATTTTGAAAGAGTGGAACAAAAGAATTTGTGGCAAATTTACAAGGTAAGTGATCTTATGTTGTTCCCCACCACTTACGACATATTTGGGATGGTTTTACTTGAGAGTTTCTATTTCCAAGTGCCCATAATTTCCTCGTTGAACGGTGGTTCATCAACGCTAATAAATAACTACGTGAATGGGATAATTATTGAAACTTTTGATGAGGAACTTTGGCTTAAAGAAATTAATAAAGTTCTCTTAGATGAAGCATTTCGGGAAAGATTAAAAACAAACCAGATTGTTACATCCAAGGAATTTACATGGGATAATGTTGCAGCTAAGTTACTCGATAACTTAGCTTTTTAA
- a CDS encoding glycosyltransferase, with amino-acid sequence MKVLLVHNYYQQPGGEDKVVAQELEMLRTNGVVANLYSVHNNKIKNESSFKKVLTGIETIWSPSEYSNIKKVIMDLKPDVVHVHNFFPLISPSIYYLCKQMGIPVVQTLHNYRLLCPGATFLREGKVCEECLQGSVFNSIKYGCYRKSRTQTISVASMIQFNKMLGTWSQKVNKYIALTEFAKNKFVEGGLPGHLISVKPNFIKPVNSDLLNPYPGTTYLLYVGRISAEKGVENLLKAWKLFDLRGSLQLVIVGEGPDKEYLEKKYASDNVIFAGSQGRDSVLQHMAHAKYLIVPSVWYEGFPMTIVESYSVGTPVICSKIGSLAEIVKEEKTGFQFIHDDLQSLIGTLKKALSYEKYEELRVNVSKVFNTRYTEKVNFEAIMNIYHEALQENRYAKAR; translated from the coding sequence ATGAAGGTCCTCTTGGTTCATAATTATTATCAACAACCAGGCGGGGAAGACAAAGTTGTAGCGCAGGAACTTGAGATGCTACGAACAAACGGTGTCGTGGCGAACCTATACTCGGTTCATAATAATAAAATCAAAAATGAAAGTAGTTTCAAAAAAGTCTTAACTGGAATCGAGACGATTTGGTCCCCAAGCGAGTATTCGAATATTAAGAAAGTAATCATGGACTTGAAACCCGATGTGGTTCATGTCCATAATTTTTTTCCGTTGATTTCTCCATCAATTTATTATTTATGCAAGCAGATGGGAATACCAGTCGTACAGACACTACATAATTATAGGTTGTTATGCCCTGGCGCAACATTCTTGAGGGAAGGAAAAGTTTGTGAAGAGTGTCTTCAGGGATCTGTTTTTAACTCAATAAAATATGGTTGTTATCGTAAATCACGGACACAAACAATAAGCGTAGCAAGCATGATACAATTCAATAAAATGTTAGGCACGTGGAGCCAAAAAGTAAACAAATATATTGCCCTGACAGAATTCGCAAAAAACAAATTTGTTGAGGGGGGCTTGCCCGGTCATTTAATAAGTGTGAAGCCAAACTTTATCAAGCCCGTAAATAGTGATCTCTTAAATCCTTATCCAGGAACGACGTACCTACTGTATGTCGGAAGAATTTCGGCGGAAAAAGGGGTCGAAAACCTATTAAAAGCGTGGAAATTATTTGACTTGAGAGGGTCTTTGCAGTTAGTGATTGTAGGGGAAGGACCGGACAAAGAGTATCTCGAAAAGAAGTACGCAAGTGATAATGTCATATTTGCTGGTAGTCAAGGAAGGGATTCTGTGTTACAGCATATGGCACACGCAAAATACCTGATAGTTCCCTCTGTATGGTATGAAGGTTTTCCTATGACGATAGTGGAGTCATATTCCGTGGGAACACCTGTAATTTGCAGTAAGATTGGATCATTAGCTGAAATTGTAAAAGAGGAAAAGACGGGATTTCAATTCATCCATGATGATTTACAATCATTAATTGGCACTCTTAAAAAAGCACTGTCTTACGAAAAATATGAAGAGCTTAGGGTTAATGTTTCAAAGGTCTTCAATACTAGGTACACTGAAAAAGTAAATTTTGAGGCCATTATGAACATCTACCATGAAGCGTTGCAGGAGAATCGCTATGCGAAAGCACGCTAA
- a CDS encoding WecB/TagA/CpsF family glycosyltransferase, with amino-acid sequence MRKHAKVGRIIKSDVTALSFRETVNEIVSWIQNKESNYVCVCNTHSLVTASNDEYFEMILNNAGICTPDGMPLVWALRLYGYKEQDRVDGPNLMLKLCEVAAQKKFKVYLYGGTTETLDRLTRKLIHQFGGIQIVGSYSPPFRQLTEEEEEQITEQINSAKPDLIFVSLGCPKQEKWMYSKSLKVKGIMIGVGAAFDFIIGNIKRPPQIFQRLGLEWFFRLVSEPKRLWKRYLYNNPVFIIRFLLTYRQNKRVTKLLMENSGINYCKDRGVGY; translated from the coding sequence ATGCGAAAGCACGCTAAGGTAGGAAGAATCATTAAGTCGGATGTTACAGCCCTTTCCTTCAGAGAAACGGTTAATGAGATTGTTAGTTGGATTCAAAATAAAGAAAGCAATTACGTTTGTGTTTGCAATACCCATTCACTTGTGACCGCTAGTAACGATGAGTACTTTGAGATGATCTTAAATAACGCAGGAATCTGTACACCAGATGGAATGCCGTTAGTATGGGCACTTAGGCTTTACGGTTACAAAGAACAAGACCGGGTTGACGGACCCAACTTAATGCTTAAACTGTGCGAAGTTGCAGCACAGAAGAAATTCAAAGTCTACCTATATGGTGGTACTACGGAAACGTTAGATAGGTTGACAAGAAAATTAATTCACCAATTTGGTGGTATTCAAATTGTAGGATCTTATTCCCCTCCATTTCGGCAATTAACGGAAGAGGAAGAAGAACAGATAACAGAACAAATTAACTCAGCCAAACCTGATTTGATTTTTGTGAGTTTGGGGTGCCCCAAGCAAGAGAAATGGATGTACAGTAAGAGTCTAAAAGTAAAGGGTATAATGATTGGGGTTGGAGCAGCATTCGATTTTATAATAGGGAACATTAAGCGACCACCGCAAATATTTCAACGTTTGGGGCTCGAATGGTTTTTTCGCTTAGTAAGCGAACCTAAGCGTCTTTGGAAAAGATATTTGTATAATAATCCGGTGTTTATAATTCGATTTCTTTTGACATATAGACAAAACAAACGGGTTACAAAATTGCTTATGGAAAATTCAGGGATCAATTATTGTAAAGACCGAGGAGTAGGTTATTAG
- a CDS encoding UDP-glucose/GDP-mannose dehydrogenase family protein, with protein MKLTVIGTGYVGLVSGVCFSDLGNDVICVDKDAKKIEMLLNGEVPIYELGLKELIEKNRIEGRLSFTTDISVAVQEAEIVIIAVGTPQSPSGEANLQFIEQAAREIAVALNGYKIIATKSTVPVGTNERIKTIVGELTDHPFDIVSVPEFLREGSAIKDTFHPDRIVIGAENKRAAEMMIELHQPLTNKIIVTDVRSAEMIKYASNAFLATKISFINEIANICEKVGADITLVARGMGLDRRIGESFLNAGIGYGGSCFPKDTNALIQIAGNVEYDFKLLRSVVEVNQMQRFNVIQKLVDSLGSLEGKTVGIWGLSFKPNTDDVREAPSLEIIPALIGMGAKVKVYDPVAMDKFRAFFNHESIVWCSGAIEVAESADALCLLTEWEEFRNVNLQQIEKQMNQPILVDGRNVFSHKEIADTGFYYYSVGRPMMNSLQPYDREFLSV; from the coding sequence ATGAAACTTACAGTCATCGGCACAGGTTATGTCGGACTTGTATCTGGAGTTTGTTTCTCTGATTTGGGCAACGACGTCATTTGTGTCGATAAAGATGCTAAAAAAATCGAGATGCTATTAAACGGGGAAGTTCCGATTTATGAACTCGGCTTGAAAGAATTGATTGAAAAGAACAGAATCGAAGGGCGATTGTCCTTTACTACTGATATCTCCGTTGCTGTGCAAGAAGCGGAGATTGTTATTATCGCGGTCGGCACGCCACAGTCGCCTAGCGGAGAGGCAAACTTGCAGTTTATTGAACAAGCAGCGAGGGAAATCGCAGTCGCTTTGAACGGATACAAAATTATCGCTACGAAGAGCACCGTGCCAGTTGGCACGAACGAGCGAATCAAAACAATCGTTGGTGAATTGACAGATCATCCATTCGATATCGTCTCCGTGCCTGAATTTCTGCGTGAAGGCTCCGCCATTAAAGACACGTTTCATCCGGACCGCATCGTCATCGGCGCGGAAAACAAACGGGCAGCAGAGATGATGATCGAACTCCACCAACCGTTGACGAATAAAATTATCGTTACGGACGTACGGAGTGCAGAAATGATCAAATACGCTTCGAACGCTTTTCTTGCAACGAAGATTTCATTTATTAATGAGATCGCCAATATATGCGAAAAGGTCGGTGCGGACATCACGCTCGTTGCGAGAGGAATGGGGCTTGACCGTCGGATCGGCGAATCGTTCTTGAATGCCGGTATAGGGTACGGCGGATCCTGTTTCCCGAAAGATACGAATGCACTCATTCAGATTGCCGGGAACGTTGAATATGATTTTAAATTACTTCGCTCAGTCGTGGAAGTTAACCAAATGCAACGGTTTAACGTGATTCAAAAGTTGGTCGATTCGCTGGGTTCGTTAGAAGGGAAGACGGTAGGCATCTGGGGATTATCGTTTAAACCGAATACGGACGACGTACGGGAAGCGCCGTCGCTTGAAATTATACCTGCTCTGATCGGAATGGGGGCAAAGGTGAAAGTATACGACCCGGTGGCAATGGATAAATTCCGTGCATTCTTTAACCATGAGTCGATCGTGTGGTGTTCCGGAGCAATAGAAGTGGCGGAAAGTGCCGATGCGCTTTGCTTGCTAACCGAATGGGAAGAATTTCGTAATGTGAATTTGCAACAAATTGAAAAACAAATGAACCAACCCATTCTCGTCGACGGCCGGAATGTATTCTCTCACAAGGAGATCGCGGATACCGGCTTTTATTACTACTCCGTAGGTCGACCGATGATGAACAGTTTACAGCCGTACGATCGAGAATTCTTAAGTGTATAA
- a CDS encoding sugar phosphate nucleotidyltransferase: MKLVLLSGGSGKRLWPLSNDSRSKQFLKVLASPDNEAESMVQRVWRQLGETGLQEDALIATGKAQLDVMQSQLGYDVPLILEPERRDTYPAIALAATYLYSIQGMSLQDVVAILPVDPYVENHFFGKIKDLEEVLRTSGADLALVGVKPTYPSEKYGYIVPRTEEDTNRKYITVSHFTEKPREDQAKQLIEQQALWNCGVFAFKLDYIIKHLIDNGLPIQYEEMLKQYGRLPKISFDYEIVEKAKKLVAVPYSGYWKDLGTWNTLTEEMSAQQIGKAVVTDDCVNTHVVNELDIPITVIGVKDAVVAASPDGILVSAKEASPRIKDVMKNIEQRPMFEERRWGWYKVLDYGKLPDGSEVLTKRICVLAGRHLSYQLHLKRKEVWTIISGTGEFILDDHRVAVKPGDVLRIPVGARHSIRANEDLEFIEVQTGSELIEEDNIRLSTSWEEIITLCS; this comes from the coding sequence ATGAAACTAGTCCTGCTATCTGGCGGTTCCGGGAAACGTCTTTGGCCGCTTTCGAACGATTCGCGTTCGAAACAGTTTTTAAAAGTGTTGGCTTCCCCGGACAATGAAGCGGAATCAATGGTCCAGCGTGTATGGCGCCAGCTTGGGGAAACGGGGTTGCAAGAGGACGCATTAATTGCTACGGGGAAAGCCCAGCTTGACGTAATGCAAAGTCAACTCGGCTATGACGTTCCGCTCATCCTAGAGCCCGAACGCAGAGATACGTACCCTGCCATTGCGTTAGCGGCAACTTATCTGTATTCCATCCAAGGCATGAGCCTTCAAGATGTCGTTGCGATTCTGCCGGTAGATCCATATGTAGAGAATCATTTCTTTGGAAAAATTAAGGATTTGGAAGAGGTTCTTCGAACCTCAGGTGCAGATCTAGCACTCGTTGGCGTGAAGCCGACATACCCATCGGAAAAATACGGTTATATTGTCCCTAGGACTGAAGAAGATACCAACCGGAAGTACATTACCGTAAGCCATTTTACAGAAAAACCCCGCGAAGACCAAGCGAAGCAGCTCATTGAGCAGCAGGCGCTATGGAATTGCGGGGTTTTCGCATTCAAGCTGGATTACATCATTAAGCACTTGATCGATAACGGGCTTCCGATCCAATACGAGGAGATGCTGAAACAATACGGTCGTTTGCCCAAGATCAGCTTCGATTATGAGATCGTGGAGAAGGCAAAGAAGCTTGTGGCAGTTCCGTACTCGGGGTACTGGAAGGACCTGGGTACCTGGAATACGTTGACTGAGGAAATGAGCGCACAGCAGATCGGAAAAGCGGTCGTGACTGATGATTGCGTAAATACTCATGTCGTCAACGAATTGGATATTCCGATCACGGTGATCGGCGTCAAGGATGCGGTCGTGGCGGCGAGCCCAGACGGGATCTTGGTATCTGCGAAGGAGGCAAGTCCAAGAATCAAGGATGTTATGAAAAACATTGAGCAGCGCCCGATGTTCGAGGAACGCCGGTGGGGATGGTACAAAGTTCTGGATTACGGCAAGCTGCCGGATGGAAGCGAAGTTTTGACCAAGCGGATTTGCGTGCTGGCGGGAAGACACCTAAGCTACCAGCTCCATTTGAAGCGCAAAGAAGTCTGGACCATTATTTCGGGAACCGGTGAGTTTATTCTAGACGACCATCGGGTGGCGGTAAAGCCGGGAGACGTGCTTCGTATTCCTGTAGGAGCGAGACATAGCATCCGGGCTAATGAGGATCTCGAGTTTATAGAGGTGCAGACCGGGAGCGAACTAATCGAGGAGGATAACATCAGGCTTTCGACATCGTGGGAGGAAATTATCACCTTGTGCTCGTGA
- a CDS encoding VanZ family protein yields the protein MIPVLLLVGIILLFSSQPYQEQTIIPSLRGSFSEDRLSERMPDLTIHYHQSNVNAKQQPFQFIEFVFRKSAHLFVYGVLGALLFLGLRPFRLRGWGKALLVLEIGALVAIVDEINQARSLSRTGIPQDVAVDLAGVILGMLFAALLTAVLRRLEGES from the coding sequence ATGATCCCTGTGCTTCTATTGGTCGGCATCATTTTGCTTTTCTCTTCTCAACCCTACCAAGAGCAAACGATCATCCCGAGCCTGCGGGGAAGCTTTTCGGAGGATCGACTGAGCGAGAGAATGCCGGATCTGACGATCCATTACCATCAATCGAATGTGAACGCGAAGCAGCAGCCCTTCCAGTTCATTGAATTTGTGTTTAGAAAATCCGCGCACCTGTTCGTGTATGGCGTATTGGGCGCGCTCCTCTTTCTAGGACTTCGGCCCTTTCGTCTGCGCGGGTGGGGGAAGGCGCTCCTTGTACTCGAAATCGGCGCGCTAGTGGCGATCGTCGATGAGATCAATCAAGCGCGATCGTTATCGAGAACGGGGATCCCCCAAGACGTGGCGGTCGATCTGGCCGGAGTAATCCTCGGGATGCTGTTCGCGGCGCTGCTGACGGCAGTGCTCCGCAGGCTGGAGGGAGAAAGCTGA